A region from the Hippoglossus hippoglossus isolate fHipHip1 chromosome 16, fHipHip1.pri, whole genome shotgun sequence genome encodes:
- the zgc:114181 gene encoding cytosolic non-specific dipeptidase — MNIPVVFSVLLVISTVQAFQYTELAQYVDSHEEDYVEALRDWVAIESDSSNVLRRPDLHRMMEVTAQKLRLMGGAVELVDIGEQELPNGQTLALPKVVTAQFGNDSNKYTVCIYGHVDVQPAKLEDGWATDPYNLTDIRGNLYGRGASDNKAPVLAWIHAVEAYQALNMELPVNVKFVIEGMEETGSNGLDAMILAQRDTFLSDVDYIIISDCGWLSRRPALTYGTRGNCYFFAEVGGPKQDLHSGVYGGAVIEPMTDLIGILDTLISPSGNILIPGIREAVAPLSDEEWKMYQDIQFDMDSYKNKIGVDQLMYSNKVDLLAHVWRYPTVTIHGIEGAFSDPGTKTVIPAKVTAKFSIRQVPNMEPAMVKKQVTDYLHSVFAKRKSPNKLKVTMVIGAKPWLVDTQHPLYEAGRAAVKRVFDMDPDLIREGGTIPIAKTFQEVTGKSIIMMPIGGFDDGLHSQNEKMSRYNYIEGTKLFIAYLNEVSQIKRTSV; from the exons ATGAATATTCCAGTTGTCTTCTCCGTCCTGCTCGTCATTTCTACCGTCCAGGCTTTCCAGTATACGGAGCTGGCACAGTACGTCGACAGCCATGAAGAAGATTACGTAGAG gCTCTGCGGGATTGGGTTGCGATTGAAAGTGACTCCAGTAATGTCCTGAGGAGACCAGACCTGCACCGCATGATGGAGGTGACTGCTCAgaagctgaggctgatgggaggggCCGTGGAGCTGGTGGACATCGGAGAACAAGAG CTTCCCAATGGCCAGACATTGGCATTGCCGAAAGTGGTGACAGCTCAGTTTGGCAATGACTCCAACAAATACACAGTGTGTATCTACGGCCACGTGGACGTCCAACCAGCGAAGCTAGAGGACGGCTGGGCAACGGATCCCTACAACCTGACTGACATCCGTG GTAACCTGTATGGAAGAGGAGCATCAGACAACAAGGCCCCAGTTTTAGCCTGGATCCATGCTGTGGAGGCTTACCAGGCCCTCAACATG GAGCTGCCGGTGAATGTGAAGTTTGTCATCGAGGGCATGGAGGAGACGGGCTCTAACGGCCTGGACGCAATGATCCTGGCCCAGAGAGACACCTTCTTGTCTGATGTGGATTACATTATCATCTCAGACTGTGGCTGGCTCAGCAGACGACCCGCCCTCACCTACGGCACCAGAGGCAACTGCTACTTCTTTGCTGAG GTTGGAGGACCTAAACAGGATTTACATTCTGGAGTGTATGGAGGAGCTGTGATTGAACCAATGACTGACCTTATTGGTATTCTTG ATACGCTGATCAGCCCCAGTGGTAACATCCTGATTCCTGGGATCAGGGAGGCTGTGGCTCCCCTCTCTGATGAGGAGTGGAAGATGTACCAGGACATCCAGTTCGACATGGACAGCTACAAGAACAAGATCGGGGTCGACCAGCTCATGTACAgcaacaag gtggACTTACTGGCCCACGTGTGGCGTTACCCCACCGTCACCATCCATGGCATTGAGGGGGCCTTCTCCGACCCCGGCACAAAGACAGTCATCCCAGCTAAGGTTACGGCCAAGTTCTCCATCAGACAGGTTCCCAACATGGAGCCCGCAATGGTCAAGAAACAG GTAACTGACTACCTTCACTCTGTGTTCGCCAAGAGGAAAAGTCCTAACAAGCTGAAAGTCACCATGGTGATTGGAGCAAAGCCTTGGCTGGTGGACACTCAGCACCCTCTCTACGAGGCTGGGAGGGCTGCTGTCAAGAGAG TGTTTGACATGGATCCTGATCTGATCCGTGAGGGCGGGACCATCCCCATTGCCAAGACCTTCCAGGAGGTGACGGGGAAAAGCATCATCATGATGCCCATCGGAGGCTTTGATGACGGGCTGCACTCGCAGAATGAGAAAATGAGCAG GTACAACTACATCGAGGGAACCAAGTTATTCATCGCCTACCTGAATGAAGTATCCCAGATTAAGAGGACTAGTGtgtga